The Streptomyces camelliae genome window below encodes:
- a CDS encoding DUF5134 domain-containing protein — protein sequence MHGPVPAAWLLVALCAATGAYCLLRMRSRVEEQRRSAGGEALMGFGMALMAVPAAVFTPPQWAWPVYAAVFGAAALRALWAARTASHHLHHLVGTCAMVYMAAAMATAPPAAHHAHGGIGVPPLTGALLVYFMGYVLLAGARLVPAAVAVAGPGSARWGDRPELARACRLSMGIGMVAMLLTM from the coding sequence GTGCACGGACCGGTACCGGCGGCCTGGCTGCTGGTCGCGCTGTGCGCGGCGACCGGGGCCTACTGCCTGTTGCGGATGCGCAGCCGGGTCGAGGAGCAGCGCCGGTCCGCGGGCGGCGAGGCGCTGATGGGTTTCGGGATGGCCCTGATGGCCGTACCGGCGGCCGTTTTCACGCCGCCGCAATGGGCGTGGCCGGTGTACGCGGCGGTGTTCGGCGCGGCGGCGCTGCGCGCACTGTGGGCCGCCCGCACCGCCTCGCATCATCTGCACCACCTGGTGGGCACGTGCGCGATGGTCTACATGGCGGCGGCGATGGCCACCGCCCCGCCCGCCGCCCACCATGCGCACGGCGGCATCGGGGTGCCGCCGCTGACCGGCGCGCTCCTGGTGTACTTCATGGGGTACGTGCTGCTCGCCGGCGCCCGGCTGGTGCCCGCCGCCGTCGCGGTGGCAGGGCCCGGGTCCGCCCGCTGGGGCGACCGCCCGGAGCTGGCGCGGGCGTGCCGGCTGTCGATGGGGATCGGCATGGTGGCCATGCTGCTCACCATGTGA